From Chryseotalea sp. WA131a:
CACCTAAACCAAAACATCGCCCAAATCCATCTAACAGTTCAAAAGGGCAATCGAATAGGCATTGACTATTGCTCCACTACTGTTATATTTGCAGGCTAATTTTAACCGTAATCCTTGATTATCCGCAGTTTAGGCAACTTCTTTACCTTTCGCACATCACATCTGGTGTGGACCTTGATTATTTTGATCTCACTGGCTTCTTGCAGTAAGTTTAGAAAAATCGAAAAAAGCGATGATTGGAAGCTGAAATACCAAGCCGGGCTGGGCTATTTTGAGAAGAAGGACTATTACCGAACCGCTATATTGTTTGAACAGATTTTGCCCATCGTTCGGGGCTTGCCAGAAGGGGAGAAGGTGGAGTTTTACTTAGCATATTGCCAGTTTTATGAAAAGACTTATTTACTGGCATCTAATCAATTCAAGACCTTTTTTGAAAATTATGGCCGTAGCCAATTGGCCGAAGAGGCCTATTACATGTATGCCTATAGTTTGTTTGTAGCCTCGCCAGCGGAAAACCTCGATCAAAAAAGTAGCATTGAGGCCATGGGTGCGATGCAAACCTATGTGAATCAATATCCGTTTGGCAAGTTTGCCGAAAAGGCCAATGAAGTAATTGCTTCGGCACAGCAAAAGTTAGAGAAAAAGGGATATGAGAATGCACGGCAATACTTAAAACTAAAATACTACCAAGCAGCTGTAATCGCATTTGAAAATTTCAAAAAAGGTTTTCCGGATTCAAAATACTTAGAGGAAGTAACGTACTTGAAAATAGTGGCTCAGTATAAACTGGCGCAACAAAGCATCTTTACCAAACAACGCGAACGCTACGCTTCTACCCTGGAATTTTACAAGGAGCTAGTGGACAATTATCCCAAAAGCAACTTCATCCGAGAAGTGGAATCCTATTATTCGGATAGTCTCAATCAATTGAACAAACTAAAAGCGAAATCATAAATTTTTAACAATCCATATTATGGCAAATCAACCCTCCATCATTACACGCGATATCGACAAAATATTGAGCCCAACCGGAAACCTATACGATTCGGTGGTAATTATTTCAAAACGTGCTCGCCAAATTGCAGTGAATTTGAAAGAAGAGTTGAATGGCAAGTTGGCTGATTTCGCCACTACCGTGGATAACCTCGAAGAGGTTTTTGAGAACCGCGAGCAAATTGAAATCTCTAAGTTCTACGAGCGTATGCCAAAGCCAACCACCACGGCTACCGAAGAATTTTTGGAAGGCAAACTTACCTACCGCATGCGCGAGCAAGGGTTGGAAGAGGGAAAGGCTGAATAATTTTTCCTGATAAAATTGGTAATTTGATCTGCTGCCATATCGGTAGATCAATTGGCACAATCGACTCTTGGTAACTACATTTTACGTCAGATGTTAGCTGGTAAAAAGATTATCGTAAGTGTGAGTGGAAGCATAGCCGCCTACAAGTCTGCTTTGCTGGTGCGATTGTTGGTGAAATCAGGTGCCGAAGTAAGAGTAATCATGACTCCTTCCGCCAAGGATTTTATCACGCCTCTTACGCTCGCTACGCTATCTAAAAATCCTGTCCTTAGTGAGTTTACAGTTGGCTCACAAGGCGAATGGAATAATCATGTGGAGCTTGGCCTGTGGGCCGATGCCATGGTAGTAGCACCGGCTAGTGCCAATACACTTGGCAAAATGGCCAACGGCCTTTGCGACAATATGTTATTGGCTGTTTACCTTTCGGCCAGGTGCCCTGTATTTTTTGCCCCTGCCATGGATTTGGATATGCTCCAACACCCCGCCACCAAAAAGAATATTGAAACGCTTATCGGTTTTGGAAACCAATTCATAAAAACCAATCATGGGGAGTTGGCCAGTGGCTTGGTGGGTGATGGCCGCATGGCCGAACCTGAAGAGATTGTACAATACCTGCTCGATTTCTTTTCTGAAAAAAAAAAATTAACAGGTAAAAAGGCTTTGGTTACTGCGGGGCCCACCCACGAAGCACTGGACCCCGTTCGTTTCATCGGCAATAATAGTAGTGGCAAAATGGGTTTTGCCATTGCCGAAGAGCTGGCACGAGAAGGGGCGGAAGTGGAATTAATTTCGGGCCCTACCTATTTAACAACCCACGTGTCAGGCATAAAACTCACGAAAGTGGTGTCGGCAGAAGAAATGTACCGTGCTAGTTCAAGCCGTTTTTCTTCCGCAGATATTACCGTGCTTTCCGCTGCCGTGGCAGATTATAAACCCACCTTAATAGCCGACCAAAAAATAAAAAAAACAAGCGAGCACCTTTCGATTGAACTTACCAAAACGCTCGATATAGCCGCGGAGTTGGGAAAGCAAAAGCACAACAGTCAACTGCTGGTTGGCTTTGCGCTGGAAACAGAAAACGAAAAAGCAAATGCTTTGAAAAAGATTGAGGCGAAAAATTTTGATTTGATTGTATTAAATTCGCTCAACGACCAAGGCGCAGGTTTTAGCCACGATACCAACAAGATTTCAATCATTAGTAAAGGAGGAGCGGAGCAGAAGTTTGATTTGAAATCAAAAAAAGAAGTGGCAAAAGATATTGTGGAGGCAATAGTCAAGGCCATAGATCGTTGATCTTTAGTAAGATGGGAACACGATTTTTTAAATTATTAACTGCCAGTTTTTTTGTAGGTGCTTTGCTCTGTCTTTGCGATTTTGCTTCT
This genomic window contains:
- the coaBC gene encoding bifunctional phosphopantothenoylcysteine decarboxylase/phosphopantothenate--cysteine ligase CoaBC translates to MLAGKKIIVSVSGSIAAYKSALLVRLLVKSGAEVRVIMTPSAKDFITPLTLATLSKNPVLSEFTVGSQGEWNNHVELGLWADAMVVAPASANTLGKMANGLCDNMLLAVYLSARCPVFFAPAMDLDMLQHPATKKNIETLIGFGNQFIKTNHGELASGLVGDGRMAEPEEIVQYLLDFFSEKKKLTGKKALVTAGPTHEALDPVRFIGNNSSGKMGFAIAEELAREGAEVELISGPTYLTTHVSGIKLTKVVSAEEMYRASSSRFSSADITVLSAAVADYKPTLIADQKIKKTSEHLSIELTKTLDIAAELGKQKHNSQLLVGFALETENEKANALKKIEAKNFDLIVLNSLNDQGAGFSHDTNKISIISKGGAEQKFDLKSKKEVAKDIVEAIVKAIDR
- a CDS encoding DNA-directed RNA polymerase subunit omega yields the protein MANQPSIITRDIDKILSPTGNLYDSVVIISKRARQIAVNLKEELNGKLADFATTVDNLEEVFENREQIEISKFYERMPKPTTTATEEFLEGKLTYRMREQGLEEGKAE
- the bamD gene encoding outer membrane protein assembly factor BamD: MVWTLIILISLASCSKFRKIEKSDDWKLKYQAGLGYFEKKDYYRTAILFEQILPIVRGLPEGEKVEFYLAYCQFYEKTYLLASNQFKTFFENYGRSQLAEEAYYMYAYSLFVASPAENLDQKSSIEAMGAMQTYVNQYPFGKFAEKANEVIASAQQKLEKKGYENARQYLKLKYYQAAVIAFENFKKGFPDSKYLEEVTYLKIVAQYKLAQQSIFTKQRERYASTLEFYKELVDNYPKSNFIREVESYYSDSLNQLNKLKAKS